The Natrinema salaciae genome includes a window with the following:
- a CDS encoding IclR family transcriptional regulator has product MTERDGGGGNRIGSTETTFEIVHALQENGPSRLSEIAAELGLTESTTHRHLNTLCDLRYVSRDGELYQIGLRFVRLGRAARTRDAAYGMAKRYVRELAEETEERSQFVVEDHGIGIYLHVENGTKAVKAGFGVGRQIHLHSSSAGKSILAHYPRDRVDAIFDRWGLPALTENTITDRQQVYEELERVRDRGVAFNREEHVDGINGVSVPVKRDGSVLGALTVAGPSHRLNDERLEDELPDRLLAAANELELNVTYSSPDSSNDHMVE; this is encoded by the coding sequence ATGACAGAACGAGACGGCGGCGGTGGAAACCGGATCGGAAGCACGGAGACGACCTTCGAGATCGTCCACGCGCTTCAGGAGAACGGCCCCTCTCGTCTCTCCGAAATCGCCGCCGAACTCGGGCTCACCGAGAGCACCACGCATCGCCACCTCAATACGCTCTGTGACCTCCGGTACGTCTCGCGGGACGGAGAACTGTATCAGATCGGGCTCCGGTTCGTCCGGTTGGGGCGTGCCGCGCGAACGAGGGACGCCGCCTACGGAATGGCGAAGCGATACGTCCGCGAGCTCGCCGAGGAGACGGAAGAGCGGTCGCAGTTCGTCGTCGAAGACCACGGGATCGGGATCTATCTCCACGTAGAGAACGGCACCAAGGCCGTCAAGGCGGGGTTCGGCGTCGGTCGACAGATCCACCTCCACTCGTCGTCGGCCGGCAAATCCATCCTCGCTCACTATCCGCGCGACCGCGTCGACGCGATATTCGACCGATGGGGACTCCCGGCGCTCACCGAGAACACGATCACCGATCGTCAGCAGGTGTACGAGGAACTCGAGCGCGTCCGCGACCGCGGTGTCGCCTTCAACCGGGAAGAACACGTCGACGGCATCAACGGGGTTTCGGTTCCCGTGAAACGCGACGGCTCGGTCCTCGGGGCGCTGACCGTCGCGGGGCCGTCCCACCGATTGAACGACGAGCGACTCGAGGACGAACTCCCGGATCGTTTGCTCGCGGCCGCGAACGAACTGGAGTTGAACGTCACGTACTCGTCGCCCGACAGTTCGAACGACCACATGGTCGAGTGA
- a CDS encoding mandelate racemase/muconate lactonizing enzyme family protein, producing MKDFSNQISNRNADRDVEITDIRTCVVDGNFEWNLIKIETDAGVTGIGESYRGGGVPELVDYTKRFLIGENPLDVQRLYRRIVQEMSGHGGTTGKVITAASGIEIALWDIAGKVLEVPVYQLLGGKFRDEVRIYCDCHAGEAYAVEDGYTEYADADAYSPEAYANEAQRVVDMGFTALKFDLDLEMDNDPDPFNGRLSNGAIEHKREIVEAVRERIGYDVDLAFDCHWDYSVESAKRLAHKLEEYDLMWLEDLIPPENMDAQTEVTKATKTPVATGENRFRVYELSDLIYDHGVDIVTPDPTTVGGLGETMRIADRAEENYMPMSPHNVCSPIGTMACVHLGAAIPNFDLLEYHALEVDWWDDLHTRDEPLIQDGYIEVPEAPGLGIELDDAVAEEHRLDGTDGFE from the coding sequence ATGAAAGACTTCTCGAACCAGATATCGAACCGGAACGCGGATCGCGACGTCGAAATCACCGACATCCGGACCTGCGTCGTCGACGGCAACTTCGAGTGGAACCTGATCAAGATCGAAACGGATGCCGGCGTGACGGGGATCGGCGAGTCCTATCGGGGCGGCGGCGTTCCCGAACTCGTCGACTACACGAAGCGGTTTCTGATCGGCGAGAACCCCCTCGACGTCCAGCGACTGTACAGGCGGATCGTCCAGGAGATGTCCGGCCACGGCGGGACGACCGGCAAGGTAATCACCGCCGCGTCCGGCATCGAGATCGCACTGTGGGACATCGCGGGGAAAGTCCTCGAGGTGCCCGTCTACCAGCTGCTCGGCGGCAAGTTCCGCGACGAGGTTCGGATCTACTGCGACTGTCACGCGGGCGAGGCCTACGCCGTCGAGGACGGCTACACCGAGTACGCCGACGCCGACGCGTACTCCCCCGAGGCGTACGCGAACGAAGCCCAGCGCGTCGTCGATATGGGGTTTACCGCGCTCAAGTTCGACCTCGACCTCGAGATGGACAACGATCCGGACCCGTTCAACGGTCGGCTCAGTAACGGCGCTATCGAACACAAGCGAGAGATCGTCGAGGCCGTCCGCGAGCGGATCGGTTACGACGTCGATCTGGCGTTCGACTGTCACTGGGATTACTCCGTCGAGAGCGCCAAACGCCTCGCCCACAAGCTCGAGGAGTACGACCTCATGTGGCTCGAGGACCTGATCCCGCCGGAGAACATGGACGCACAGACCGAGGTCACGAAGGCGACGAAGACCCCGGTCGCGACCGGTGAGAACCGGTTCCGGGTCTACGAACTCTCCGATCTGATCTACGACCACGGCGTGGATATCGTGACGCCGGACCCGACGACCGTCGGCGGACTCGGCGAGACCATGCGGATCGCGGACCGCGCCGAGGAGAACTACATGCCGATGTCGCCCCACAACGTCTGTAGTCCGATCGGGACGATGGCCTGCGTCCACCTCGGTGCGGCGATTCCGAACTTCGACCTCCTCGAGTATCACGCGCTCGAGGTCGACTGGTGGGACGACCTCCACACCCGCGACGAACCCCTCATTCAGGACGGCTACATCGAGGTCCCGGAGGCACCCGGTCTCGGGATCGAACTGGACGATGCGGTCGCCGAGGAACACCGACTCGACGGAACCGACGGCTTCGAATAG
- a CDS encoding cupin domain-containing protein, which produces MKPVDFDDAETYEPDDGWRRVSMAGSDQFSFEWFEKPPGHSSPMHDHENEQVCLCLEGELTVATEDDDVTLERFDSVLLESNEAHRVENTGDELAVGLDVFAPGRSFDFWTDGDD; this is translated from the coding sequence ATGAAGCCAGTCGACTTCGACGACGCGGAGACCTACGAACCGGACGACGGCTGGCGACGCGTCTCGATGGCCGGGAGCGACCAGTTCTCCTTCGAGTGGTTCGAAAAACCGCCGGGACACAGTTCGCCGATGCACGATCACGAGAACGAGCAGGTCTGTCTCTGTCTCGAGGGCGAACTCACGGTCGCGACCGAGGACGACGACGTGACGCTCGAGCGGTTCGACTCCGTCCTGCTCGAGTCCAACGAAGCCCACCGCGTCGAGAACACGGGCGACGAACTGGCGGTCGGGCTGGACGTGTTCGCGCCCGGTCGATCGTTCGACTTCTGGACCGACGGAGACGACTGA
- a CDS encoding fumarylacetoacetate hydrolase family protein, producing the protein MKYLARTTDGRPLLGDGEGFVPLAAAVPDAASVGDVLPRAASGTLPDLDDVPADRIDREHVRFGPPLSRFGKLWGIGLNYADHAGDLDEQRPDEPASFLKPATAVTGPGGPIRLPPADLSDGVTAEAELAVLIGRECRTVDEEAVDDVIAGYLPVIDMTAEDVLQRNPRFLTRAKSFDSFLVVGPTIAVPDEPPTLEELTVRTIVNETVAAENEVRNMLFPPREIVSFHSEVMTLQPGDLFSTGTPGAKKIDPGDHVRASVETIGTVDAPVVR; encoded by the coding sequence ATGAAGTACCTCGCCAGAACGACCGATGGCCGCCCGTTACTCGGTGACGGCGAGGGGTTTGTCCCGCTCGCGGCGGCTGTTCCGGACGCGGCGAGCGTCGGCGACGTCCTCCCGCGGGCTGCCAGCGGGACGCTGCCGGACCTCGACGACGTCCCGGCAGACCGGATCGATCGAGAGCACGTCCGGTTCGGCCCCCCGCTCTCCCGGTTCGGGAAGCTCTGGGGGATCGGACTGAACTACGCCGACCACGCCGGCGATCTGGACGAGCAACGGCCCGACGAACCCGCGAGTTTTCTGAAACCGGCGACCGCCGTCACCGGTCCGGGTGGTCCGATCCGACTGCCGCCGGCCGACCTGAGCGATGGCGTGACGGCGGAGGCCGAACTCGCCGTCCTGATCGGTCGGGAGTGTCGCACCGTCGACGAGGAAGCGGTCGACGACGTGATCGCCGGCTATCTTCCCGTCATCGACATGACCGCCGAGGACGTCCTCCAGCGCAACCCGCGGTTCCTGACGCGGGCCAAGAGTTTCGACTCGTTCCTGGTCGTCGGTCCGACGATCGCCGTGCCCGACGAACCGCCGACCCTCGAGGAGCTGACGGTCCGGACGATCGTCAACGAGACGGTCGCGGCCGAGAACGAGGTCCGGAACATGCTGTTCCCGCCCCGGGAGATCGTCTCGTTCCACTCCGAGGTGATGACGTTGCAGCCGGGAGATCTCTTCAGCACGGGCACGCCCGGGGCGAAGAAGATCGATCCGGGCGATCACGTTCGTGCGAGCGTCGAGACGATCGGCACCGTCGACGCGCCGGTCGTGCGCTGA
- a CDS encoding DUF362 domain-containing protein translates to MEFPDRADVAKLIDPQPVPSFARVSYEPSTRTLAAPLETVRSELDRLAFEELEPGSTVAVGVGSRGIHLIADIVAETIAAIEERGFEPVVVPAMGSHGGATPEGQREILAALGITEDRIGAPIDARMDATRIDEVAVEGRATPVYFATAALEADAVMVINRVKPHTNFTGRIESGLCKMLTVGLGKQRGAQAFHSTAIAAGYVPTIEAITAAIRDSVPLLGGLALVENFYEETGVVEAIPAPSLERREPELLERARAEMATLPVDEIDLLVVDELGKEISGAGMDTNVIGRYRVLNAPDPETPAIDLIYARGLTAETSGNGNGIGLADVTRRAAVEQLDVRKTYANALTSGSLAKAKLPPVAPTDELALRVALNALGGYDPETVRIVWIENTTDLDEFYVSDALLEELGDEIVVEDRVALSFEDGTAAFERT, encoded by the coding sequence ATGGAGTTTCCCGATCGGGCCGACGTAGCGAAACTCATCGACCCACAACCCGTCCCGTCGTTCGCTCGAGTCAGCTACGAACCGTCCACCCGGACGCTCGCCGCCCCGCTGGAGACCGTCCGATCGGAGCTGGATCGACTCGCGTTCGAGGAACTCGAGCCCGGCTCGACGGTGGCCGTCGGCGTGGGGAGCAGGGGCATTCACCTGATCGCGGATATCGTCGCCGAGACGATCGCGGCCATCGAGGAGCGGGGATTCGAGCCGGTGGTCGTCCCGGCGATGGGGAGCCACGGCGGTGCGACTCCCGAGGGACAGCGGGAGATTCTCGCGGCGCTCGGTATCACCGAGGACCGCATCGGCGCACCGATCGACGCGCGCATGGACGCGACGAGAATCGACGAGGTAGCGGTCGAGGGGAGAGCGACGCCGGTCTATTTCGCCACCGCCGCGCTCGAGGCCGACGCGGTGATGGTGATAAACCGGGTCAAACCGCACACGAACTTCACCGGACGGATCGAGAGCGGCCTCTGTAAGATGCTCACGGTCGGCCTGGGCAAGCAACGTGGCGCGCAAGCGTTTCACTCGACGGCGATCGCGGCGGGCTACGTGCCGACGATCGAGGCGATCACCGCGGCGATCAGGGATTCGGTTCCGCTGCTGGGCGGACTCGCGCTCGTGGAAAACTTCTACGAGGAAACGGGGGTCGTCGAGGCGATTCCGGCACCCTCGCTCGAGCGGCGCGAGCCGGAACTGTTGGAGCGTGCGCGAGCGGAGATGGCGACGCTCCCGGTCGACGAGATCGACCTGCTCGTCGTCGACGAACTCGGCAAGGAGATCTCCGGTGCGGGAATGGATACGAACGTGATCGGGCGGTACCGCGTCCTCAACGCGCCCGATCCGGAGACGCCCGCGATCGACCTCATCTACGCCCGCGGGCTCACGGCGGAGACGAGCGGGAACGGGAACGGAATCGGACTGGCGGACGTAACCCGCCGGGCGGCCGTCGAGCAACTCGACGTGCGGAAGACGTACGCGAACGCGCTGACGAGCGGCTCGCTCGCCAAAGCGAAGCTCCCGCCGGTCGCGCCGACCGACGAACTCGCGCTCAGGGTCGCGCTGAACGCGCTGGGTGGCTACGATCCGGAGACGGTCAGGATCGTCTGGATCGAGAACACGACCGACCTCGACGAGTTTTACGTCTCCGACGCGTTGCTCGAGGAACTGGGTGACGAGATCGTAGTCGAGGACCGGGTGGCGCTGTCGTTCGAGGACGGAACGGCGGCGTTCGAACGAACGTAG
- a CDS encoding mandelate racemase/muconate lactonizing enzyme family protein has translation MEIDRVESFPVEIPLEEPVSFSNRTLTYRDHAITYVRTESGYDGVGYSLGYEGADLIADAVESLLEPIVVGEDPRDTERLWREMFDGTVQIGRSGILLRAISTVDIALWDVKAKAADQPLYKLLGGHADSVPAYASGGYYRDEKGHEGLRDEMRRYLEEGHDVVKMKVGRRSISEEADRVEAVRDEIGPDRTLLLDANGAWSGATEAIRACRAFEPFDPYFIEEPVMVDSVGAMTAVNDAIPYPVATGELEGPRYAFERLVADGAAGILQPDATVCGGITEWLKIAHYAAANDIQIAPHYNWNLHSSLLGAIENGRWTEYFYRDMDVKVFDDIVERPLRPDDTGTISLPDEPGHGVRLDADALERFRQPN, from the coding sequence ATGGAGATCGACCGCGTCGAATCATTTCCAGTAGAAATTCCGCTGGAAGAGCCGGTATCCTTCTCGAACAGGACCCTCACGTATCGGGATCACGCGATCACGTACGTCCGAACCGAGAGCGGATACGACGGCGTCGGATACTCGCTCGGATACGAGGGAGCCGACCTCATCGCCGATGCGGTCGAGTCGCTGCTCGAGCCGATCGTCGTCGGCGAGGATCCGCGGGACACCGAGCGATTGTGGCGCGAGATGTTCGACGGAACGGTCCAGATCGGCCGATCGGGGATCCTCCTCCGTGCGATTTCGACGGTCGACATCGCCCTCTGGGACGTCAAGGCGAAAGCGGCCGACCAGCCGCTGTACAAACTCCTCGGCGGCCACGCCGATTCGGTCCCCGCCTACGCGAGCGGCGGCTACTACCGCGACGAGAAGGGCCACGAGGGGCTCCGTGACGAGATGCGACGCTACCTCGAGGAGGGCCACGACGTCGTCAAAATGAAAGTCGGCCGCCGGTCGATCTCCGAGGAAGCGGACCGCGTCGAGGCGGTTCGCGACGAGATCGGTCCCGATCGGACGTTGTTACTCGACGCGAACGGGGCGTGGTCCGGTGCGACGGAAGCGATCCGCGCCTGTCGCGCGTTCGAACCCTTCGACCCGTACTTCATCGAAGAGCCGGTCATGGTCGACAGCGTCGGCGCGATGACGGCGGTCAACGACGCCATCCCGTATCCGGTCGCGACCGGCGAACTCGAGGGGCCGCGCTACGCGTTCGAGCGACTCGTCGCCGACGGCGCCGCGGGCATCTTACAGCCCGACGCGACCGTCTGCGGCGGGATCACGGAGTGGCTCAAGATCGCCCACTACGCGGCGGCCAACGACATCCAGATCGCGCCACACTACAACTGGAACCTTCACTCGTCGTTGCTCGGCGCGATCGAGAACGGGCGCTGGACCGAGTACTTCTACCGCGATATGGACGTGAAAGTGTTCGACGACATCGTCGAGCGTCCGCTTCGCCCCGACGATACCGGAACGATTTCGCTCCCGGACGAGCCGGGCCACGGCGTGCGACTGGACGCGGACGCGCTCGAGCGATTCAGGCAGCCGAACTAG
- a CDS encoding SDR family oxidoreductase: protein MDLQLTDNAALVTASSSGLGKASATALAREGANVVINGRDEERLDAAKAEIEAVANGRVVAQPGDLTDEDDIETLVETTVDEFGGIDHLVTSAGGPPSGPFLDTDDEDWYQAYDLLVMSVVRLAREAEPHLRDGEGTIVNITSRSVKEAIDSLVLSNSVRMSVIGLEKTLSQELAPDIRTNAVLPGPHETERIENLVEQAVERGDYDSYEEGLDDWASNPLDRIGDPMELGNTVAFLSSPLSGYINGESVLIDGGATGANL, encoded by the coding sequence ATGGATCTACAGCTCACGGACAACGCAGCGCTCGTAACCGCGTCCTCGAGCGGCCTCGGAAAGGCCTCGGCGACGGCGCTCGCGCGGGAGGGTGCAAACGTCGTCATCAACGGCCGCGACGAGGAGCGACTCGACGCGGCGAAAGCGGAGATCGAAGCGGTCGCGAACGGCCGGGTCGTCGCCCAGCCGGGCGATCTCACGGACGAAGACGACATCGAGACGCTCGTCGAAACGACCGTCGACGAGTTCGGCGGGATCGACCACCTCGTGACGAGTGCGGGCGGTCCCCCATCGGGCCCGTTTCTGGACACGGACGACGAGGATTGGTACCAGGCGTACGACCTGCTCGTGATGAGCGTCGTGCGCCTCGCCCGCGAGGCCGAACCGCACCTCCGCGACGGCGAGGGAACGATCGTGAACATCACGTCCCGGAGCGTCAAGGAGGCCATCGACAGCCTCGTGCTGTCGAACTCGGTTCGGATGAGCGTCATCGGGCTCGAGAAGACGCTCTCCCAGGAACTCGCGCCCGACATCCGGACGAACGCCGTTCTTCCCGGCCCCCACGAGACCGAACGGATCGAGAACCTCGTCGAACAGGCGGTCGAGCGCGGCGACTACGACTCCTACGAGGAGGGTCTCGACGACTGGGCGAGCAACCCGCTCGATCGGATCGGCGATCCGATGGAACTCGGAAACACCGTCGCGTTCCTCTCGTCGCCGCTGTCGGGATACATCAACGGTGAGAGCGTACTGATCGACGGCGGAGCGACGGGGGCGAACCTATGA